DNA from Rosa rugosa chromosome 6, drRosRugo1.1, whole genome shotgun sequence:
TGCAATCTTTGAAGGAGAAAACTGCTGTTGATGAGGTGTATGCAAAGGTAATCTGTTTATTATTCAGTTTTTATTCTTGCCTCTGCATGCTGTTCTTTTGTAAGTTGATCTAATCATTTAAAAAACTATTCTACCTATATATAGCTCAAGATTAGAAAATCTGCGTAGGCTTGCATATTCCAAATTGTCTTAACTTATAAGTTGGTTGCTGGTAAAATTCTTGGTTAGAAATATATTTATCCTCAAATATTACAAACAATTAGAGCCATTGATCACCATACATATACTGTAGATTCAATTTCTACTTACGTTTTTCTTTTCTCAGTTGTTTTAACCCTTACATTTTTACATGTTAGTGATGTACTAGTTAACTGAGTTCCATCTCCCTtcacagaaaagaaaagaaaggaaaacataGCTGTGCACTTATATCTTCATCTTGACATATATACATCATATATCTCATGCGTGTTTGAGAAAGAGTCCGCTGGTCACTGCTATGTTTTATTGATCATTTTTCTGTGCTTATTCTCAGGTTTCCAAGAAATTGTTAAAACACTTGGCCCAGATGCATGCTATACAAGAACAGGTATGCTTTTAGTTGTGTACTTATAATGATATGCATATATGAAGTGCTTGTAGTGGTGTTTAAATTTTGTCTTATTGTGACTATGCAGCTTAGGATAGGCACAGTTTTACTGCTTCTAGTAATAAAGGATTTTTACTGTGTTGAATTGTTTATTGATGCGGTGCTAGTGTTCATGGCTTAAATCTGCAGTTCATAATACTGCCACTTTTGAATTGTTAAGGTCAATTCTGCTAAATCTACTAGTAAAGACTACAGGGctgtaaaagaaaaaataagtgATGATGAAGTCCTAAGCAAGGTTCTTCATGATGAACTAATGAAACAGCAATCAAAAGGTAGTTTCTAATATTCATTTATGTTCCTTTCTTTTCTGATCCTGCTGATAAATTAGGCTTTAGGGTAAATGGGTAGTAGTGCTTTGGAGTTTAgtgctctttttctttttcctcagtGAAAGAATTGAATGATTTCAAAAAGAAGTTAGAAAAAGAACGATATCTCAAGTTTGAGGAGGCTAGTAAAGAACTGAGTAATGTGAAGCTGGAGGTGGAATCTAGGAGGTGTGTGCTGGAAGCAAGGCAAAAGAATGTTGAAGCTGCAATAGCAGAGGTATTTTGtatgttttattattatctATAGTGGTTTTTTGTGTGTTTTAGACCATGTCTCTCACTCGAAAGTATCCAGTGAAgtattcatttattttatttttttgggtagtGTACAATAATGTTTTAGCTATGCAATTGGCAGGTGGAAACTATAACTGCAAAGACTGCATCAGTAAGAAAATCTGGAGCAGCTGATCAGCAACAATTAGCTCGTCGAAGTGAGGAGATCACTAAAGAGGTACGTACTTGGTCATTAGTCTTGTTTTCTTGCCTTGCTCAACTAGCTTAAAAGTTACTGAATAATATTTTCTGCCATACCCAAACAGGGGAAAGTTGAAAGTCCTTATTTTTCTTTCGTTaattatagattttttttttaaatttttttatttgggaATCAGATTCAGACAGTGGAATATAGCTAGGTTCTGCTACTTAATTCTCTCTCTATTTTCCCTTTTAGTAAAACTACTTCCCTGATCTTTGACCGGGAATTATTTATATGAAAACTAAACTTGATATGTCCTTAGTGGTGCCCTTCTGGAGTTAATACAATTTTATGATTTGCTTGATTATCTTATGCACCTTGGTTGGACAATTTTTAAATAGTTAAAAAGAAATCGTTTAAATGTCGTGGACATGAATGGTTGCAGTTGCACCAATACTTATATTCAATTGGGATCTTGCTCCAATGTTGATGGAGAGTCAGAAGCTATTGAGCATGGAGCAGGTTCTTCTGGATTTGTTGGCTAGTTTGACTGCTGAAAGTATCTTAAATATTCTGTTCAAGAGCCCAAAGCATCCTTGCCTGATGCAGTCCTCCCCCGCTGGGTATGCCCTTATCACTGACTTCTTCATCCCTCAAATGTAAAAAATGCAGCTTCAGTTGCGACAAGTAATGGTATGATGCCTTTACATATTCACAGTGGATCTAGGGTGTGTTTGGTATGGCTGTACTTTTAAGAAAAACTAGTTTTTGCTTATTTTTTAGAATAACTGGCTGAAAATCAAAGCAGccgagtgtttggtaaactaaaTTTTTGTAAGTGTTTTGAGTTTGTAGAATGATCAATTTGGACATGAAAAAAATATTTTGCCTTAATAGTTTGGTAATATAATGTAGTTCAAGTGCTCTTGTTATGTTCTTATAAATTTTTCTTTACTatcaatttttataaatcacGGTGATCATATGATTAATATTGaacaattttaaaaataacttatacaaatatgagtaacattaataacaattggtttctcaatttttttttgtttgagggGAATGAAAGACTAATTCATTGATGGAGAATCATTACAATAAGAGATTAGACTAGCCTCCACAGACGGAGGAATACATGAAAAGAAATCTATCTGACAATCAGCATGCTTGGCCTCGTGAGCCAAGATGTGAGCCACACCATTAGCCTGTCTTCCAACCTTGAGGACATGAGCCTCCTGTGCTTTGTGCAACAGAACCCGCAAGTCTGCCAACAGAAAACCCAGTTCCGAAGAATCCAAAGAAGAGGATAGTGCAGATACCAAATCCAAGCAATCAGTCTCCACTAGCAAAGGTGTAAGATGATTATCAACAGCTAACTGTACTCCCAAGACCAATGCTAAAAGTTCCACATGTCTAGCAGAATGAGCAACTATGATAGTATGTCGAAACCCATGAAGAAAGGCCCCGATATGATCTCTGAATACTCCACCTAACCCCGCCGCCCGACACGAAGTTTGATCAAAGGCTGCATCAACATTCAATTTGATAAAACCAACAGGGGGTTTCTTCCACTTTGGAGGCGTCCTAGCAGCCAAACCGGACTTGGGAGTAATGTGAGCTACTTTATACTCTTCTAGCCAACCTAAAGTCATTGGGACAAGCTGTGAAACCTGCTTAAAATCGCCCTCCCAAACTTTTGCATTCCTATTTCTCCAAGTTGCCGAGAGGATCATTAGGGTAGAAACAAAAATTGTCTGAGGGACAGACGAAAGCCAGTCAGCAACATTTGTGGGGTTCGAAACTAAAGGGAGGTTGGCCCCCTAAATCCAGCCAGTCGCTTGGGGACAATCGCGGACCGCATGAATAGGAGTCTCGACTTCTTCATCACAGAGTAGACATTGGGTATCCAAGTCAATACCACGTTCACTAAGCCTACTCCGAGTAGGAAGAACATTAGAGGCTGCTTTCCATGCACAAATCTTGACGCTACCTGGAACTGGAGGTTTCTCATTAGCATCAAGTAATCATAAAAAATATCTTAACACCTACTTGACATGTCACCTGAATTTTTTCCAATGTGGACGAAATGTTTATCACAATGTGCATGCCTCTGTATATAATTATGAAGTGTCATGGTGACAATGACAATCTTCACTTGCTTCTAAAATGAATAACCTTGCATTCCTTTAAAAtcttccacttttttttttccaaactcTAAGGCCTTGTTTGGTTTGTGGaaagaaaatcaatttcttAGGAAATTCTAtgggaaagaaaaacaaatttcCTACtaacttttctttttgttgtttgaaaaCGTTGGGAAAGCAAGgagaaaatgttttttttttttttggatgaaaagaTATTCATTAAAAAGATGGAAACTAGCCCAACCATAGACAAGAAAGCCAAGAGGCTAAACTGAAAAGAAATAGAGCCCTCATAGTCAAAGCCCCACAAGGCAAGACAGGAGGAACTACGGACGCAACAAACAAATGGACCAGACTAAGACAAATCAAAGTagaaaaaacaagaacacaatTGAATGGAGACATCAGAAGCTTCGTCGGAGTTCTTCAGCCGCCACAAATCCAGTATCACCAATGTCCACCATGGCTGTCGTAGCTGAATTTGTAGTGTTTGGTTTATGTAAGGAAAGGAAACAAAATCATACTAATATTCCATTTAtatctttatatattaaaaatatatcGTTACACAAATCAAACTTTTTAAATAAAATTGTCAATAATAATTTTCAACAAGGATATAAATGTACTTATACTATGTAATTAATGTAGGGAAAGTGAAAGGGAAAATGAATCATTTGGAAGATCATATGATTCATTTTCCCTCCCCTATATTCTCCCTTCTTAAAGGAAAGTTGTTCCTTTCCAGATGGCCACCAAACATTGGAAAGGAATAAATTTCCTTTCCCAAGCCCTCAATTCTGCGAACTAAACGAGGCCCAAAAGTGTGTTATATAACTCCTCTAAGACCTCGTTTGGTTCATGAAAGGGAAATCAAATCCCTTGTCTTTCCCGTGGGGAAGGGAAACTAAAGTTCCTGTCAGgtttcctttcctgtgtttggttAGATACATCATTTTCATTTATTGGTTCTTGCCTACGGTATTCTTGAAAATGTTGTCTTAGCGTTTTATAAGGTCCTAAAAACTCATTCATTCCCGATTCTACAACATAATATTTTCCGGTCAAATAACAAAAATATTAAATTTtacaaaatttcattcaaagtatcaaaaaattttcaaaaaaaataactaTAATTAAATATACCACCCGGTGGAGGTTTAGGAATATTCATATCGAGATTTCGAAGAACCGATAGAATTACTCTTGTATCATGAGCATATTTTTCTAGGCCTGgcctcgggtcgggtcgggcccaAAATTTGGTGAGATCGAGACCGAGCTCGAAACAATTGGTCCGGGCCGGTTCGGACTGtttcaaaaatggaaactaACAGAAACCGACCCTaaacgggccggttcggtcttcgGGCCCAAAATCCAGTTTCCCAGCTTTATGCAAAATACACACAAAAGTGGGTGAGAGGCGAGGTTTGAACCCCCGACCTCTTACACGAGAGCCTTGCTGCCAACCACTGAAGCACCAGATGCTCTCAATATAAGTTGTGCAATGTTTATATTTATTTCATCCTGGGAGGgagaaatgaaacaaaacaaaacccagaagtCCAGAACCCTCTTTcactttctagtttctactcTATTTCTTTTCtagtcgtcttcttcttcttcttcttcatatcttcttcttctttttttcttcctccccaatccccattaTGACAGACATATTATGACAGACATCTCCATCTGCTATCTGAATCAGCCATGGCCTTAGAAGTCAATCTTCAGTGAAAAACCTTAAATCTAGATTACTCACCGAATTGAGTTGCGAAGAGCCGAGATGGCGACGGGAGAATCGAAACGGCGGAGGCGAACTTCTGGAGCTTCGCATCCAATCAAGGACTCACTGGCGGAGGAGGATTTCGGAGACGGAGAGTGGTGCAGGAGCTGGTAAtggacggagagagagagagagagagagagagagagagagagagagagagagagagaagggtgagACCGTGAGGGAGGGACTGAGGGAGATTTCAGCTGGTAATCTGGGTTTTCAGAAATTGGTAATCTAGGGCTGAGATGGTATCGAGAGAGAGGGAGGTATGTGGCAACTGATACAAGATTCGGGTATGTTCGGGCTTTCGGTCCCTCAAAATTTgaaacccgagaccgaaccgattatatgcattcgggtcgggctttaaaccgaaccgaaaattcCTATATTAGGACCGAACCGAATAGGGCTTTTTTCCttggttcgggtcgggtcctcAGTCTTTCGGGTCCAGACGCCCACCCCTAGATTTTTCCCAACCCGCATATGCAAAATTAAATTGCATATCAAAATTACATACCGCTATAACATTTTGTGTTGGTATTCCTTTTCTACCAATGAACGGTATTTGATTTTAAGGAGACATTGAAGCGGGAAAATGCGCTCCAACAATAGCACCCATGCAATCCTGAAAACAATGATGCTATTTGTCAATGAATATAAACAATTAAATTTAACTAATAATTTATAAATAAGTAACACATGACAAATATCTTAAAATGTGGCATGTATCTCTTATCCTTCATTATCTCCATTCTCTAGTGCAACACTATTAAATTTAGGATCCAACGCCTTGATAATTTCTTTACATAGTTCACATAAAAGATATATATAGTTTCTTCAAATATCTACTAATGGTCTCACCAGAATGTTGAAACCGTTCTTGTGCCGACTTGTTTCCACATCCATGTCCTAACATATGTAATAGAATTCCTATTACATCAATATGATTTGTTCTGTTTGAACCAACACCCTAAATTTAACTTCCAAATCACTACATAAACGATAAAATACGTCCATGTCAATTCTAAAGTCATTGTAAAGTGGACTTTCGATATCTCGTAATACTTCCATTATAGACTTATTACCTGTTTGAGAAGGATATTATGCAAGGATTTTTATGAATATAGTTCACATAATAATGTTAAATGAGCAGAAAATTTAGTTGTGAAAGCTGAAGCAGTCATAAGCTTCCCTACCAAGTATGTCTGGGACCTGCGCAAACCCTCCCCTTTCGGTGGCCGGAGGTCCATTGGCTTTTAGGCATCTGCCAGCCCCAGAGATGTAGCCAAACACACTGTCATTTCATCTATAGCTTCCATTGTCGTCCCTGTCTCGAAAAAAACTAGGGCTTTGTCTATCTCACGCTCGTGCGGCTAGAGTTTTTAATTATACCAAATCGATGGAATAACTAAATTGTCTATTACCAATACACTTCTTGTTTTAAGTAGATCTGCTAAAACACTGTGTCGTGTCATAATAAATTTGTTTTATATATTCATCGTGGAACATGATAACAAATCGTTAAGCTAACATGTGGAAAATACTAAAACCAAAACTGAACCATTAAATTTTGTGTTAACTGTTAAACCTGTTAACTAAATCTTATACTTAAGAATCTCATAAACTTAGAGTAACACAAAAAGTACACATAAATCTAATAAATTGGAgaactttatttttttgaaatttgagaATAAAAGTTGTTGTCTTGAAAATTTATGAAGGAGTTACGATGAAAATTTAAGTGTGTTAATCCATCATTCATAGGTTAGAAAACAATTAAGAGAGAAGACGGCTACTAAGAATCTTGGAAAGTACTTAGATTGTACATAGTGATACTAATACACTTCTTAGTCTTGGATTAGTACTATTAATTGCATTTAATCTTTTGAGTTAAACCAGAACACCTAATAGGTGGTTCTGTTGAAAAATGTCGCTGCAATAGTAGGCAACGAGCCATGCaaacttattattattttaacaTGCATGTTATCAaaacagtttatatatattCCAATCACATTCTGACCCAAATTAATGGACTCATTATGGTGGTGGTGAAACTAGTTCTCTGAAATATTGGATCATGCTTTGTTAGAATTTCcatctccttttctcttttatATGAGGGGAAGGAAGCTAAATAACAGTTTTGATTGGCTTATACTTGG
Protein-coding regions in this window:
- the LOC133716362 gene encoding uncharacterized protein LOC133716362 yields the protein MILSATWRNRNAKVWEGDFKQVSQLVPMTLGWLEEYKVAHITPKSGLAARTPPKWKKPPVGFIKLNVDAAFDQTSCRAAGLGGVFRDHIGAFLHGFRHTIIVAHSARHVELLALVLGVQLAVDNHLTPLLVETDCLDLVSALSSSLDSSELGFLLADLRVLLHKAQEAHVLKVGRQANGVAHILAHEAKHADCQIDFFSCIPPSVEASLISYCNDSPSMN